GAATAAAATGCGATTTTGTTAAGCAAACGAAACTTTCAAGTTTTTCATAGTATTTAACAGATCAATAACTCACATAGTCAATTCAAGTTTTCGTTCTGTCAAAGCTGTACAGTAAAgcaaatatatacaacatCAAACAATGTGATATGTAGCTATTCCCGTACAGTAAACATACAGTACAATGGCTAAAAAACTGATATCCATTTTCGAGTATTGGGTCAAGCAAACATTGCAATGCCCATGGCTTGACTTTTGTCATGAGAACTCATGAGTGATGAACGTCACTTTGCCTTTAActcgattttattttaagctgacACACAAAAAATGAGAGTGAGGGGGTATATATAACCAGTTGGGACCCAGCTTCGCAAACATCAACAAGTCCCCATCTCAATTGGGTTAACGTTAAATGCGAATGGCCCGCACGCAATATTGCAAAAGCATTTTTGGCTCAGAGTGGAGCAGGAGGAACAGCCCCTACATCGGATTCAATATTGATAGCTTTAGGAACTTtccattttaatgcaaaaaccTCACGAATCAGGTCAAATTGGGGCATCCGTGCCACAATTTTACCAAAGCCCACAATGCGcgctataaaataaatttattttatgtccAAGCCTCGTTAGGCTTCCAACCTCAAAAGAGGCCCGCCCGACCCGAAACACTTCAGCTCAATTGCAGAGCGTGTAAACAGAAGAAGAAATAGGGAAATGGGAAAACTGGGGGAAAACtaggaaaatatttaaatggccAGAAGCAGAGCCATAGCCAGAGCGAGTTacgcaaatgaaatgcaatccTGGCCTGACTTAACAAACAACTTCAAGGACAGACGAACCGCCGCGTCGCTCACGTGCAGCGCCTGTGCACCGCCCCTAACCTAGACTATAAATAACTGGCTGGCTAGCGACGCTGCCTAGACAACCAAAGTGGTTACGGCAGGACGAAAGTTGAGCCGTGCCTGGCACGGATTGTTGGCCAAATCGACGGCCAACTCGACTTCGATGTCGAAGGTTTGGGTTTTAGCACGGCACTATTTCAGTAGCGCGTTATTTGTTGAACGTGGCGCTACTTCCGCTTTTCCAGGATGACGACCAGCGATGAGATGGGCAACTTCTGTCACGACCACATCCAACATCCCCTGATGTGGTGCGATGAGAAGAAGCGACTCGTCGAGCGTAAGAATGCCGAGGAGAGCTTACGTATGTGGCGTCGTCGCAAGGCTGAGGAGTGTGCTCGCAAGGAGAAGGACAAACAGGAGGTAAATAcgaatacaaacataaatatgcaaattgtcaCCATTGCATTTCAATGACGATTCCTCTTGTCGTCTAATTACGAGAATAAAAGTCATGTAAACAGGAGAATCGCATACAATGTGCTAATAGTTTGTTATCATATGACAACGAATGGAATCATATTGAGGATTCTTCTCTTTGGCCATTCGTTTTGAATATTATGGTTCGAATTGAGTTGCAAGTATCCTACATAGAGCTAAAATCCAATATATAGAGCGAAAATTTTAGTTATcgaaattacttaaatttgaaGGCAGAAggaattaaaattgcaaactataatcaaaatgacattccgtttcaAAATCAGTCCAGATTTGACTAAGATATAAATGTTTGAAGTTGCTTAAAACCTTGACttgacaactttacaagtcaaaatttttgtcaaattacgattgattttttacaaaaaaattaaacgtctcagaatcaagtttaaagtgttgttttatactaattttgacatgagcagttgactaaaagtgaaaacttaagatttaaaattttgaattttcaaaatttcaaaggggggacccttagcattgaaattgaGATTCAGAGgccaaatatgttttttaacaaaataaataaaattttaatgaagaatgAATTCAAAAGCCAaaccatgaacaaaatgacattccgcttgaaaatcggttaagtttaaagaaagttatgacagtttaaagttggtcaaacctgtgacctagcaactttacaagtcaaaatttttgtttgatttgagatgattttttacagaaaaatgataggtctcagaatcaagtttaaagtgttgttttatactaattacgatataaggagttgactaaaagtgaaaacttgagatttaaaattttgaattttcaaaatttcaaaggggggactcttaccatcgaaatcgaatcttggtcgaaaataataaaattttctaaatgaacaaaatttgaatgcagaatgaatttagagtccaaatcatgatcaaaatgacattctacttgaaaatcggttcagttttctttaagttatgacagttcgaagttgcccaagcctctgacctaataactttacaagtcaaaatatttcttatgttCGTCgtgattttttacaaagaataaagtctcaaaatcaagtttatagtgttatttttattttttgtaataattaagATATTAGGAGTctattaaaagtgaaacttgagatttagaattattaaaatatttaatttatatttaaattattttaaacaaaatctaCTAAgatttaatgaattaattggTGCagctaaaattcaattatataaataatctaCCAGTAATCTGCGTATCTAGCATAGTTCATAAAAACTATTAAGTATTGCATTGACTTTCCTCGTAATAAAATACCTGCCGGAAAGACTTTGAACGGCTCCCACGCTTCCGAGTTAAGTTGATGTGAGTTCAAAGACCTATTGCAAGCAAAATGTAATAACTTGGCCAAGAATTGGTTCAACAAACTGTTTGACAAGTTTGACTTCTCGAAATCGTAATCAAGGCGAGCATCCAAGTAGAAGCAACATTGGCTGAGGCTCTCAGCTGGCATTCGATTCGCGTGACTCTGACTGCGTCTGTTACTTCAAtccgaatacgaatacgagtacgaaCAGGAAACCAAATCCAAATTCCGATTCCGATTCAGGCGCCAAAAATGGGTGAATGAAAAGCATtgcaactataacaacaacctacaaaacaaaacattggTGGCAACTGGAAACTCAGTGCACCCCAAAGGGTCTTGTAAATTTCCGCACACAAAACGATGGGTTGGAGGGATGAAGTGACAGACTGAGCCAAGTTGAGCGAGCCGAATATAGGCTAGTCAGGGGAATCGATAAAGCATAAGCCATAATTGGGTACGCTGTTATCATCTATCTGTCTACACTATACCTTTCATTGCAGTACTACGATATGTTTCTGCAGCATTGCCCCTGGGGCAGGCCAGGCGGGGGAGCACCCAATGTGGAGGTGCGACGTAAGGACATTACCGCTGTCGGACTGCACTCGACGCCAACAGTtgtgagttgttgttgttgttgcatcacTTTTTTTGGGATGATTATGTAATGCGTTGCAAATGCCTTTTTGCAGACTACAGCCCATCGCATCAACTCGCTGCAACCTTGCCGCTACAATGATTACTTCTCCATGCAGAAAAAGTGTCACAAAAATCCACTGGCCGCctatcatcaccatcatcatcatcatccgggTGCACCGCCGCCAGCGGCGGGGCGTGGACACGCCCATTCGATACATCATCTGCAGGAGAGCGGACCACGCAGCAGCACTGTGACCATCTGTGAGAGGGAGCATCCCCTCAAGGCTGGTGTCAGCCTCGCCCAGAATGCCAATGGTGAGAGTCTGCACATCGAACTGAAAGAGCATCCCTCAATGTCATTTCGCAATAAAGGGCACGTGGATATTGAGCTGCGGTACAAACCCTCTCCGCCCTGCAAGGGGAAGCCGATGCTCGACAAGATTGTCGTCAACAGTGAGAACgagcatctgcatctgcaggAGAAGCTCGCATCCCAGAAGAAGAAACTGCAGGCGAAACTGGAAAAGCCGGTGAGCGGCAGCTATTACGCCTTGTGGGCGTGGcgttatttatacttttttttaccgTTTGTCTGTAGCCCTGCAAGGAGCCCTGGGGTAAGGCCGGACCTGGGGGCAAACCCTGGCGCAGTCCCAAGgaagtaggcaacacttttaTGAAATCTCTAGTGAGtcatcattatatttattatatatttgttaaaaacaCTTTACAATATTGAATTACTTGTAGGGCTGGACTAACAAGGAAATGCTAAAGGAACTGGATCAAGACAATCCTGTGACTCCAGCAGAGAAAAACACATTCCGTAAATCCAGAGGATGTAAGCCGCCCAAGCCACAGCGTTGTTGCGATCACTGCACCTGCACCTGCCCAGCAGTGAATGCTTCCAGTCCGCTGAAACCGTCCAGAAAGATTGCCGCTGCAGCGCCACCTcctccacatccacatccgcatccacatccaccGCCTTGTGGGCTCCGATCACCGCCCAAAGAGTGCAAACCCATCAAGCTGTGTCCCCGCCAGCCACGTGGCCATTGTACGATCAGTACCGGCAACAGCACCGCCACTCCGGATGCCAGCACGGCAACTGGCGAAGGATTCGGTGGTGGAGGAGGGGTGGAGTTGGTGCCGTTACTCGCACGCAGACGTGGCCTGCATCGACCCATCAGTCTGTCCAGCACGGATGTGACAAAGAGGACACCCTCGCATGATAGGTACGCACCAACCAAGcacaagtccaagtccaacaAAGAGCagaacatcaacaacatcatcaagaACATTAGTCACATGAAGCGACTTTCCAAGAACTTGAACTGCAAGTTCCAATGTTGCAGTTGCGATTGCGTCACCGCAGCCACCGCAGTGCCGCCCACCTGTTGCCTTAAGCGACTCACACTGCACATACGCTAGACCTTTCCCCCCTTCCCCCCTCCCCGCTGCCCAGTCCATCAGcccatcaatcaatcaatcagtttttgtgtgtgtgtgtttgtctgtttcCGTTTTAATCATTCAATTTATCTGTATGTTGGCACTTTTGCATCTctttctgttgctgttactgttactgttaatgttaatgttactgttgctgctactcTTACTGTTAACGTTTCTCATTTGCTTGCTCTGCGAAATTTCTAAAATCTGAGCTCGGCTTCAAttccatttgaatttaattgaaatgcgtCATCTTTGCGTTTTTTAATGGTTTCTCTATCACTTCTTTTGGCTCATCCAGCAAGAAAATATCCATTGTAATACAAGTGAAAGTATAGCAACCAAAAGagcaaaccacaaaaaaaaaaaaacaaaccataACTTAAACTCACCAAACTAACTgaacaaaagacaaacaaaataattaacaatatacaaaaatcataatacAAATCTTCTATGTATCCCCGTGCAATATTCGTTCGCATAATCCGAACCCAATAACGAATCCAAACGTAAAAATACgtaaacaaaaatgcaaaaacaaaatcacttatcaaatacaacaaccaacaaaacAACGTTGCTGTCATTGCTACcttcaacaacaacgacaacaacaaaaacaacaacatcgcaGGATACAAACGGCAGCTGATATGCGTTATTTGCACGATTTGAATGTACAAATATCCCAGAAGCGTCGATCGGTCAGCGTATCGAAGCAAATGGACCGCGATCTCTGCAATCAGCACTTTGACACATTCGAAACATTCTGGGGAAGACCGGGACATGGAGCACCTTCTGGTGATaagataaacaaattgaaattggataATTTACTCTATGGCGCTCCAGATACATCGTAAGAAtccaaaaaataattcaaatggctacattgaattgaattttgccAGCTTGCCACGTTTGCAAGTTGCACAAAGTTTAACATTCTTCAGTCAACTCCAATAGGATTTTAAAAATGTCCTAATGTTAGTTTTTGTAAgcatttaattagattttatataagtatatacgaatataaaaatattatattcagTTATGTGCAAAATTCCAAATACTTGAGTActctaacaaataaataatgtgtaaataaaccaaataaatatctttaacaataataagcGAGTTGTGCTATGAATCTTATCATTGCACAGTGACCCTCAAACTCAACGCAATATTATGGCAACCTAAGTCATATTGTTCACAGTTATTCTAAAactgtttattatttacagtCCATGTAAAACCTATCttatgaattttatgttaaGTATACGACTATTAGTAGTTGTATTTCATCTTATAAAATCCATGTCAAGGTAATGAGAACATATTTTCTATTCTTAAATCGTATGTGGACATCAAGTGGATcattaaaaacacttaaattatacattaaacataattacttaattgctgttaatttttattttgacggACAAAATTAATTCACTTAGGACTTAAATTAACCTTATTTTCTTAAAGCTTACTAAATTTATTGCGTTaaagtaaaatcaatttatattgcgtcaatttaaatcaatttcagttcaaaattaaattattaaatcgatttaataTAAACTAGGCCCAAGTGTTGTGGTTAATGTAAGTTCAGAAGTATTTCAGCATTAGCACTAAAGACAATTCCCCCATCTTATCATCCATAAAGGAACAAAAGTATGACTGACATGATACGTTGACAAACAGTATAATCTACACTCAGAATCCTCCCAAAACCTCCCCAGGCCCCTTCAGGGTTGCCTGGCAGATTTTAAACTGAATATTCAGCTGCCATTAAACGATGATATCCAAAGTAGGAAAAGAGCACTAACAAATGCCAGGTCACGTTTTAGCTATTtatctcttttattttagttgtacTAGACAGTCGGATATTTTACATGCATCGTAATACAAATCCACATACGTATGtctttacatatatatatatatatatacttttagaCGTGTTCAAGTATGTATTTACGATGTACGTAGATACCAGCTTACGCATTGGAATCACTGACACATTCGTCATCATTACTGAAGCTAGAAACCTGCTTGGCTTCTAAATTCGTATCAGGTAAAAGTCTTGATCCTTGAGTAGAACATATACGTACTCGAAAAAAGTAAGTGTGCTTTTTTGTCAGTCAGTCCGATGGAAAAAAGTATAACTGACTGCATCGCTTAAGTTCTTGCATTATCATTTTTACATcctgaaaatgttttaacaaacatatattaaaccgatgaaaaataagttttatttagaaaaatttagcGATGAGAGACTGACAAAGTTTAATAGGCTACTTGTTTATAggctttaaatgaaataagattaaagtttttgaataattgcattattcataattagtctaaattaaaaattaaaaattgtagctTCAAATTCTTTTGGAAAATAAGCAGCATTAAAGCTGAAAGCAAGTCTTAAAACTCCTTCGAGAGACGTCCCACAAATATATGAGTCTGTAAGGTGTataggtgtgtgtgtcaagagtagaaGAATTTGACATATTTCTACGAAGGTCTTATCACATATTTAAGTAATGGTTTTACattattcaattagttttcatTGCGTACAGGGTATTATAATGATAGTAACTTTTTGTCGATGTTTCAGCATTGTTATATCTCAAAGTTTTCGTTGTGCTGTTGCACCTGCTGTTGTACCTTTTGGCATCAGTTAAAAGTTTGCCAACTCTCGAtgacaattgcaatttatacGTGAGCCCAGAGCGAAATTTAACGCATAGAATTTAAAGCTAAACTCAgccaaaatacattttatcaaCATTCAGGTGCACATAATAACCTGAAACTTGTTATGTaccatataataaaaatgaaatttacaattatttacatttatgctTAACATTTCATAATGAGGTATAACTAAGGCGGATAAAAAGAATAACGTGCATGTTAAGATTTAGTATAGGGTATCCCGCAGTCGAACACTCTCCTCTATggactgtaaataaataaaggcatATTATAGGAATGTGGaagattaaacattttaacatGTGCGACAACTATTATGTTGTcgatttaattgcaaaattacAGTGGCAATATCGAGGTGCACAGCACTGTTATTTAAGTCACGTGAAAGGTGTTATTTCCATGAGGCTTCAGAGCTGACTTTAGTCTCAACTGGATAATTAGGGTCACAATGCAATGTACAGTGCTGGCCAAAGGTCTGTCTACAATTAAATGGGGCTAATGCGAACGTCAGCCTTTGGAAGGGTGAAACTAGACTATACACGTAATTGGCCAAAAAAGCAGGCACAGCCATGGGAGAtacaacaattatttgttaatattagcTGTGTGTTCGCTGTTCTCACTGCAGCATTCAAGCCAAAGTTGTAAGTGTGAGTCTGCGGAAATTCCTGGTCACTGATGCAGCGAGCTGCCTTTGTTAAATGGAGTCAATGCATACGGAGGAGACCAGTGGCAGGAGCAGGGACTGCAGCAGGAGCAGGGACTGCAGCAGGAGCAGTTCCAGCATCAGGACGACAGTGAAAAAAGTGTTCGTCCTGCCGAACAGCTTTGTTTGCCTTTGCATTCGtccaatttcaaaaattcgtCTCTGGTAAATTCTTGAGCTGTCAGTTCATATTCTGTTAGACAGGCAAAACTCCTTTGCCATGGGGtaagtgcaaatattttgcaaaattcGCCTATTTCATTGCTAATGGGCAGGAATTAACTATGCGGGCGGATAGACATTGCTGTCATAGTTGGCCACGTGACCAGTTTGCGAGCTCCTTCTTGCCGCAGCCCTGCTTTGGTATTCTGTGTCCCCTTTGTGATCCTTGCACAAATATTGTCCAAATGAAAATTCCAGCTACTGACCATGGAATGGCAAGAAAATTCCATAGCGAAGcaggaaaaaaataacatacagTCGcacatatttatcaaatttataagcACACATACTGTTTTGGCTTTGCTTTTCCTGCCTCGACTTGCGGTGACTGCATCTAGCAGTGCTTGAAAACGATAACACTTGTCTTCCattaacaatacaaatacaaataataggCAGCAAAGCCAATACACTGCATAAGCAGAACAACTTCATGTATTTGAATGTATCTgaacacaaacaaataatcCTTTCAATAAAGTGTAGCTTGCTTTTCGGATTGGCCTTGCTTTGGATTCAAATAAGAACTTAGTACGATTTATGGCAATATCAACATGCTTAAGCAAGCAACAAATCCAAACTGTAAAAGTAACAAAGCATGAAGATAATCCAGAAATCAACTGACAAGCCAGTGCAGAATCTTCAATACTCTGACACAATTtttgacttaatttttttttaatttgaaaaaaaaatacaaatttattcatatttaaataaataacggCCACTTTCTCTATGTTTTTTCAAGGTCTTAGTTTACTTTatcgaattaaaaattaactctAAAATTAACTGATATATAACTAAACTATGTAAAATTGGTAAATAGAGAGCTTTAATTTTTCGCAAACGTTATTCACATTTCGAACTTGAATAGATTGGAAAACTTATGCCAAAACGATGTCATCCGATACGTGTgtgaaataaaacaagtgaGAAGAACAAAATTGACTGAATTATTGAAGAAAAAATACTCTGTAAGCAAGTCAAAAGCATTTACCACATTTCTAGCTTGTCCTTTAGGAATCAGATTAAGCTTTATCACAGAAAACTAATTTATCTTAACAGTTGTAAATTTGTTCAagcatttgcaatttgaataCCCATTTGAGCATATGTTTTGTTTACAGAGTATACAGTATACTGGCAAAGTTATTTACTATTGTTGTCGATGCTGCTTCCTACACTCATTGAATACTCATATGTTGATTTGTAGCTGCGTTTGCGCATTTACGCAATTTGCAAGTCAATTTTTAACATGCTCGAAACAAATACAGTGGGTATTCAGTGCTCttgaatgtatgtgtgtatgtgtgtgagtttgaTAGGATGTGTTTCTattgtttattgaattaatatcGACGTCGTGTCGGCATACACAACATTTCTATACTGAACGCATTTTACAGATAGCAACCGTAAACTGttggaaaaaaatgtatgaaaattcTCTCACGTTGTCTTTTCAgttatttcaacaaatataCATTTGTGTGCGAGGCCTGAGATAAAATCCCTAACTGtacaataaatgcaattacaaaactaaataaataataatatagcaCCTTTAGTTTCTGTGTTTATGATGCCTGTTAAGCATAGCAATATTTACACATACTTTGATTAATGGTTTTAATAACGTCGAatataagttaatatttgcaatatttatataccatAAACTGGAATGTTTTTAcgtgtatattaaataaaataaatgaatgaataattaaatgtgattATTGGCAGTAATGGCATAATTAATTCGATCGATTTAAGGTCATTTGACAGTAGGGAATTCAGActggaattttaatttgcataattgcaaattacaaacaaattatgcatattatctcaaaatattttataaatatgtaaaaaaatccACAATTTAATATGGGATGAAATGCACATTTCTCTAATTTATTCCAAGCTGCTGCGAATGACTACAGACAAAAATGTAGAGCTGtcaaatatgataaaaaaaactgtttctAAACAATCCGCTTAGCATTGTCTCTATGTCTTATACTCTTAAATCGAATACTTTAATAGCTGACATCAAACCAAAAGACTTTACGACTTTACAGCTTGAGGCAAATGTAAATGCCATGTGGCAAAGGACATGTGGCATATCCTTATTTAAGTATAATACAATGTGTAATTCCGCAAGTGAGTGTAACTCCAATGGAGACATTTGGACACAGTGTAATGTCTGAAAATGTGAAAGTGTCAAGATGTctgcatttaatattgatgACAGTTTGCCCACAATTTGGCGTTTTACATGTGTCGGAGATGAACATGTGTTTACGAGCCTGTGTTCTTTAGCTGGCTCCGGTTcggcaacaaaataatattgctCATGCCGGCTTTTACGTCAATGACATTCAGCAGAAGCTCGTCATCCTGCACAGCAGCACCTTGCAGTGTCCTTTGCCAGGGCTGCTCACCACCTGCCACCTGCCCCCTAACCACCTCCCATCCACAACTGTGGCTTGTGGTTCCCAAGGTTCCTCTTTCGCAGCCTATGGTAAGTTACTCTTGGCCCCGTtgtgaatatatgtatgtatattagagTGGCTCAATTTTATTCGCTACAAAGCGGGTATGAAAATCGTAATTTAcaatgaattctaagaagaattgtcAAAGAAACCATGGGTTTAACTTTTTAAGAAGAAGTTATACATACGTGTTATTTATTTGGGAACttgggaaaaaataaaacaataaaagccCAGAAAGAGCccgatttatgatgaatttagaaataaaaattaattgtatcgggtaagtagaacggcagtaataacttagttttaata
The genomic region above belongs to Drosophila innubila isolate TH190305 chromosome 3R unlocalized genomic scaffold, UK_Dinn_1.0 2_E_3R, whole genome shotgun sequence and contains:
- the LOC117789478 gene encoding uncharacterized protein LOC117789478 translates to MVSLSLLLAHPARKYPLIQTAADMRYLHDLNVQISQKRRSVSVSKQMDRDLCNQHFDTFETFWGRPGHGAPSGDKINKLKLDNLLYGAPDTS
- the LOC117791990 gene encoding uncharacterized protein LOC117791990 is translated as MTTSDEMGNFCHDHIQHPLMWCDEKKRLVERKNAEESLRMWRRRKAEECARKEKDKQEYYDMFLQHCPWGRPGGGAPNVEVRRKDITAVGLHSTPTVTTAHRINSLQPCRYNDYFSMQKKCHKNPLAAYHHHHHHHPGAPPPAAGRGHAHSIHHLQESGPRSSTVTICEREHPLKAGVSLAQNANGHVDIELRYKPSPPCKGKPMLDKIVVNSENEHLHLQEKLASQKKKLQAKLEKPPCKEPWGKAGPGGKPWRSPKEVGNTFMKSLGWTNKEMLKELDQDNPVTPAEKNTFRKSRGCKPPKPQRCCDHCTCTCPAVNASSPLKPSRKIAAAAPPPPHPHPHPHPPPCGLRSPPKECKPIKLCPRQPRGHCTISTGNSTATPDASTATGEGFGGGGGVELVPLLARRRGLHRPISLSSTDVTKRTPSHDRYAPTKHKSKSNKEQNINNIIKNISHMKRLSKNLNCKFQCCSCDCVTAATAVPPTCCLKRLTLHIR